A DNA window from Oryzias latipes chromosome 5, ASM223467v1 contains the following coding sequences:
- the LOC101161879 gene encoding DNA-binding protein inhibitor ID-1, with product MWMLKTVNIDLCSRFSRPISSASVEATLLKMKVVGSTCALKTKVSGEMGLSDQSLAISKCKLPLLDEQMSVFLQDMNSCYSKLKELVPTLPTNKKASKVEILQHVIDYIWDLQIELDEPEKSRQLSAASGQRTPLTTLNAELASIAVENGCSDERIMCR from the exons ATGTGGATGTTGAAAACTGTCAACATTGACCTGTGCAGTCGCTTTTCAAGACCAATATCTTCAGCGTCTGTGGAAGCTACGCTATTAAAGATGAAGGTTGTCGGATCTACCTGTGCCCTGAAGACCAAGGTCAGCGGAGAGATGGGCCTGTCCGACCAGAGCCTGGCCATCTCCAAGTGCAAGCTCCCGCTGCTGGACGAACAGATGAGCGTCTTTCTCCAGGACATGAACAGCTGCTACAGCAAGCTGAAGGAGCTCGTCCCGACGCTGCCCACAAACAAGAAAGCCAGCAAGGTGGAAATCTTGCAGCACGTCATCGACTACATCTGGGACCTGCAGATCGAGTTGGACGAGCCGGAGAAGAGTCGCCAGCTCTCGGCGGCCAGCGGCCAGCGCACGCCGCTGACCACACTGAACGCAGAGCTCGCGAGCATCGCAGTGGAG AACGGCTGCTCAGACGAGAGAATCATGTGCCGTTAA